One Nostoc sp. UHCC 0302 DNA window includes the following coding sequences:
- the xth gene encoding exodeoxyribonuclease III, producing the protein MKIATWNVNSIRIRLEQVIDWLSKNPVDVLCLQETKVIDAEFPRSPLEELGYHLYLSGQKTYNGVALISRQPLQDVSRGFTGILTDIQPEWDEQKRVITGVIDGARIVNLYVPNGAAVGTEKYEYKLRWLKVLREYLQLLLLSQPAICVCGDFNIALEAKDIHDKVNQENHIMASEPERQALRDILELGFADAFRKFTTEGGHYSWWDYRAAAFRRNLGWRIDHHYLTPVLFERAKSCMIDVEPRKLTQPSDHTPVIVEF; encoded by the coding sequence ATGAAAATTGCTACTTGGAACGTCAACTCAATTCGTATTCGCTTAGAACAGGTTATTGATTGGCTCAGTAAAAATCCGGTTGATGTTCTCTGCCTGCAAGAAACTAAAGTTATAGACGCTGAGTTTCCGCGATCACCTTTAGAAGAATTAGGCTATCACCTTTATTTATCAGGACAAAAAACATATAACGGTGTAGCCCTAATCAGCCGCCAACCACTCCAAGATGTGAGCCGTGGTTTCACAGGAATTTTGACAGATATACAGCCCGAATGGGACGAACAAAAGCGAGTGATTACAGGTGTAATTGATGGCGCTCGAATTGTGAATTTATATGTTCCCAACGGCGCAGCAGTCGGAACAGAAAAATACGAATACAAACTACGCTGGTTGAAAGTATTGCGGGAATATTTGCAATTATTATTGCTATCACAACCTGCCATTTGTGTGTGCGGCGACTTCAACATTGCCTTAGAAGCCAAAGATATTCACGATAAAGTCAATCAAGAAAATCACATCATGGCATCTGAACCAGAGCGACAAGCTTTACGAGATATTTTAGAACTGGGATTTGCCGATGCCTTTCGCAAATTCACTACAGAAGGTGGACACTACAGTTGGTGGGACTATCGCGCCGCCGCCTTCCGCCGTAACTTAGGCTGGCGGATAGACCATCACTATCTTACACCTGTCCTTTTCGAGCGGGCTAAAAGTTGCATGATTGATGTAGAACCTAGAAAACTAACCCAGCCCAGCGACCATACACCAGTAATAGTGGAATTTTAG
- a CDS encoding SDR family oxidoreductase, with protein MFLVTGATGGIGRRVVRLLRQREQYVRAFVRLTSRYSELEYRGAEIFIGDLQLEKDIQKATRGAKYVISAHGSDGDALSLDYRANIELIDQAKVNGVQHFVFISVLGADRGYEDAPTFKAKRAVEQYLEASGVNYTILRPSGLASNLLPLAEQFRETELYLLIGDRKNRTSIVSTDDLAKIVVDSVTVEGARNQTLAVGGPEILLREDIPRIFGRIFNKEPVVINSPLFVIDGLRSGLGLFNPQAQTALGTYRTLLANEFFCTKDEIAKLEAIFNFQLETLENFLRRYLAV; from the coding sequence ATGTTTCTGGTAACTGGAGCAACAGGAGGAATTGGTCGCAGAGTTGTGCGACTCCTACGCCAACGGGAGCAGTATGTGCGGGCATTTGTCCGCCTTACCTCACGCTACAGCGAGTTAGAATACCGGGGTGCAGAAATCTTCATTGGTGATTTGCAGCTGGAAAAAGATATCCAAAAAGCTACTCGTGGTGCAAAATATGTTATCAGCGCCCACGGTTCTGATGGCGATGCTTTATCCCTAGATTATCGCGCCAATATTGAACTGATTGACCAAGCAAAAGTTAATGGCGTACAGCACTTTGTCTTTATTTCTGTACTAGGAGCCGATCGCGGCTATGAAGATGCTCCCACATTTAAAGCCAAACGAGCTGTAGAGCAATACTTGGAAGCTAGTGGCGTAAATTACACTATTTTACGTCCATCTGGATTAGCATCAAATTTGCTACCCCTGGCAGAACAATTTCGCGAAACTGAATTGTATTTGCTCATTGGCGATCGCAAAAACCGTACCTCAATTGTCAGTACCGATGATTTAGCCAAGATAGTGGTAGATTCTGTGACAGTTGAAGGCGCTCGTAACCAAACTTTAGCAGTCGGAGGCCCAGAGATTTTATTGCGAGAAGACATTCCTCGAATTTTCGGTCGGATCTTCAACAAAGAACCAGTAGTAATTAACTCGCCTCTATTTGTCATTGATGGTTTACGGAGTGGATTGGGTTTATTTAATCCCCAAGCCCAAACAGCTTTAGGAACCTATCGTACGTTGCTAGCAAATGAATTTTTCTGTACAAAAGATGAAATTGCCAAATTAGAAGCAATTTTCAACTTCCAATTAGAAACATTAGAAAATTTTTTGCGACGCTATTTAGCAGTGTAA
- a CDS encoding HlyD family efflux transporter periplasmic adaptor subunit encodes MRFPLTANAAQARQTKQRFAKPEEQLTYELGKAVQELPPLYTRLLAGTMSVIVFGAIAWAHFSKVDEVATAPGELIASTQVRPVTSLGGGSIVAVRVQEGDRVTKGQVLIQKDPDLQKTDVTRLSQSTRLIQDDLQRLDAERTGGKSTGTKLQDELLNSRLQDFQARQAGAEAEANRQLALIDQAKVRLTRLQDNLVNAKSSLGNAKTNLANAQDIRTKVESNLAISQQREESLRTLMTPGAVPRVDYLEAQERLTRTKTEITKAQDEVINAQNRITEAQDKVTSLEKDIAAQAQEIRQAQEAYQSARNQAQRVASERQSEILTQMNKRKEELTTVQGQLEQARKQQALETIEAPVDGTIYRVKATKGPVQSGEELLSILPEGEEMLLEVKVLNRDIGFIRQGMKAKVKMATFPFQEFGTIEGEVAQVSPNSIIDKELGLVFPTRIRLNKHSVNVRGQEVEFTPGMTATGEIVTRKKSILTFITEPVTRRFSEAFSVR; translated from the coding sequence ATGAGATTTCCCTTAACTGCAAATGCTGCTCAAGCACGTCAGACAAAACAACGCTTTGCTAAACCAGAAGAACAACTAACTTATGAATTGGGGAAGGCGGTACAGGAATTACCACCCCTGTATACAAGATTATTGGCGGGAACTATGAGCGTTATCGTATTTGGAGCGATCGCTTGGGCGCACTTCTCGAAAGTGGATGAAGTGGCGACTGCACCAGGGGAATTAATTGCTTCTACCCAGGTAAGACCTGTAACATCCTTGGGTGGAGGGTCAATCGTTGCCGTTAGGGTGCAAGAAGGCGATCGCGTTACCAAAGGTCAAGTTTTGATTCAAAAAGATCCAGACTTGCAAAAAACCGATGTTACCCGCTTATCCCAATCAACGAGGTTAATTCAGGATGACTTGCAACGTTTAGATGCAGAACGCACTGGTGGCAAAAGTACAGGGACAAAACTGCAAGATGAACTTTTAAACTCCCGCTTGCAAGACTTCCAAGCGCGGCAAGCAGGCGCAGAAGCGGAAGCAAATCGTCAACTAGCACTTATTGATCAGGCAAAAGTCCGTTTGACTCGATTGCAAGACAACTTAGTCAATGCTAAAAGCAGCCTTGGCAATGCCAAAACGAATCTAGCTAACGCCCAAGACATCCGTACTAAAGTTGAGAGTAATTTGGCGATCTCCCAACAAAGAGAAGAAAGTCTGCGGACTCTTATGACTCCTGGTGCTGTACCGAGAGTCGATTATCTTGAGGCGCAAGAAAGATTAACTCGCACCAAAACAGAAATTACCAAGGCACAAGATGAAGTAATCAATGCCCAAAACAGAATAACAGAAGCACAAGACAAAGTTACATCCTTAGAAAAAGATATTGCTGCTCAAGCCCAAGAAATTCGCCAAGCCCAAGAAGCCTATCAATCTGCTCGTAATCAAGCTCAGCGTGTAGCATCAGAACGTCAAAGCGAAATTTTGACACAGATGAATAAGCGCAAAGAAGAGCTAACCACAGTTCAAGGTCAACTAGAACAAGCCAGAAAACAACAAGCTTTAGAAACTATTGAGGCTCCCGTTGACGGCACGATTTACAGAGTCAAAGCTACAAAAGGGCCAGTGCAATCGGGTGAAGAATTGCTGTCAATTTTACCCGAAGGAGAAGAGATGCTATTAGAAGTGAAAGTCCTCAACCGCGATATCGGGTTTATTCGTCAGGGGATGAAAGCAAAAGTAAAAATGGCAACTTTTCCTTTTCAGGAATTTGGCACTATTGAAGGCGAAGTCGCACAAGTTAGCCCAAATTCTATTATTGATAAAGAATTGGGCTTAGTTTTTCCCACAAGAATTAGGCTGAACAAACACTCAGTTAATGTCCGGGGTCAAGAAGTAGAATTTACACCAGGGATGACTGCTACAGGTGAAATTGTCACACGTAAAAAGTCAATTTTGACATTCATCACCGAGCCTGTGACGCGGCGATTTAGTGAAGCATTTTCAGTCAGGTAG
- a CDS encoding S8 family peptidase, which translates to MIRNDVNKSLLSNQELNATPISSSDIFTQNDYSLGVRSSSYNSDDADVQMLKSSKTSDVTTTATSTGNYNSTNGYGLVNAGAAVAEAAGKNTFADVPNLGGNNWGADLVNAPEAWANGYTGKGVVVAVVDTGVDYTHEDLKNNIWTNSKEIAGNGIDDDGNGYVDDQYGWNFANNNNSTLDKEGHGTHVAGTIAGENNDYGVTGIAYDAKIMPVKVLDDSGSGTSSSVAKGIRYAADNGANVINLSLGSRYSNSTLESAIKYASSKGAIVVMAAGNNGGSSPEYPAKYANQSGIAVGAVDKNNQIADFSNRSGTDKITYVTAPGVDVYSTVPDNQYATLSGTSMATPHVAGVVALMLSANPTLTDAQVRQIIADTAGNSTSSTTSSLNSGNVNSLVDQTISQPIGHSTPSTTSSLNSGNVNSLVNQTISQSREYSTPSATSSLYTISTSKVSQPFRYYQDVLDSNSISYGYDTDGENILNQTKKQLKNY; encoded by the coding sequence ATGATCAGGAATGATGTTAATAAGAGTTTGCTGTCAAATCAAGAGTTAAATGCCACTCCAATCTCTTCATCAGATATCTTTACTCAAAATGATTACAGCCTCGGTGTTCGCAGTAGTAGCTACAACTCAGATGATGCTGATGTGCAGATGCTCAAAAGCAGTAAAACCAGCGATGTTACTACTACCGCCACAAGCACTGGAAACTATAACTCTACTAATGGCTACGGCTTAGTAAATGCCGGGGCCGCAGTAGCTGAAGCTGCTGGTAAGAATACTTTTGCTGATGTGCCTAACCTGGGTGGGAATAATTGGGGAGCGGATCTTGTAAATGCTCCAGAAGCTTGGGCAAATGGGTACACAGGTAAAGGTGTTGTTGTCGCTGTTGTGGATACTGGCGTTGATTACACCCACGAAGATTTAAAAAATAATATCTGGACTAACAGCAAGGAAATTGCTGGTAACGGTATAGATGATGATGGCAATGGCTATGTAGATGATCAATACGGCTGGAACTTTGCCAACAATAACAATAGTACTTTAGATAAAGAAGGTCATGGCACTCATGTTGCAGGCACGATCGCAGGGGAAAATAATGACTACGGTGTCACTGGTATTGCCTATGATGCCAAAATTATGCCAGTCAAGGTTTTAGATGACTCTGGCTCTGGTACTTCGAGTTCTGTAGCTAAGGGCATTCGTTATGCTGCGGACAATGGAGCAAATGTAATTAACCTCAGCTTAGGAAGCAGGTATTCTAATAGTACTTTAGAGTCAGCTATTAAATATGCCAGCAGTAAAGGAGCGATCGTTGTTATGGCAGCGGGTAACAATGGTGGCTCATCACCAGAATATCCTGCTAAGTATGCAAACCAGTCGGGAATTGCTGTTGGAGCAGTAGACAAGAATAATCAAATCGCTGATTTCTCTAACCGCTCTGGAACAGATAAAATCACATATGTCACAGCCCCTGGAGTTGATGTTTACTCCACCGTACCAGATAATCAATATGCCACTTTAAGTGGTACATCTATGGCAACTCCCCACGTTGCTGGTGTAGTTGCTCTGATGCTAAGTGCTAACCCCACACTCACTGATGCCCAAGTACGTCAGATCATCGCAGATACGGCTGGGAATAGTACATCATCTACAACTTCTAGTTTGAATAGTGGCAATGTCAATTCTTTAGTTGATCAAACAATTTCACAGCCGATAGGACACTCTACACCATCTACAACTTCTAGTTTGAATAGTGGCAATGTCAATTCTTTAGTAAATCAGACAATTTCACAGTCGAGAGAATACTCTACACCATCAGCAACCTCTAGCTTATACACTATTTCTACATCTAAAGTCTCGCAGCCATTCCGATACTATCAAGACGTTTTAGACAGTAATAGTATTAGCTATGGTTATGATACTGATGGTGAAAACATCTTGAATCAAACTAAAAAACAGCTAAAGAATTATTAG
- a CDS encoding type I secretion system permease/ATPase, with amino-acid sequence MVSRENSKADGQITSELKILNNESRQLSVLASLPWNQPPLCWLTPEQKSRLQSQSEIRQYNLGEKIWSNEAGGYQFFVVSGKVRLREESLGKPLAALEAGDWFGNLQKFSADCKAVAASKEVLVVCWDIAVWAEVSHPQIQEFWQGLSLERERGREGERETFSYTSTASLSALPKASEVTPSPHSLQPQRGLPSANFVRSNYPFVASWNTAAACLTMVAQQLENPVQLEWVQRQLRGQSPKNVVEAAEKLGLVLRRLELSWSELRQISFPALLLWNNSSVSTPQWVVAYAIKGDRLIIANPQNPDGACESLPESVVEASWDGQLWQAELISKQEKFNLSWFTPAVWKYKGLLTEVLLASFTLQLLGLTTPLITQVVIDKVMVQESLPTLDVMAIALLSVAIFESILGTLRLFIFTHTARRLDLSLSAQLFRHLMRLPLAYFESRRVGDTVARVQELEQIRQFLTGTALTVILDSFFAVVYLALMFYYNVPLTFAALAVLPLFATLTIVATPILRNWLNETFNRSADSQSFLVETITGIHSVKAHAAEPVARDRWEGLFARFIRTGFKASTTSNISSNIGDFLTNFSTMLILWFGAKLVIEQKLTVGQLVAFQMLSGRVTGPLLRLVQLWQNLQQVLLSVDRIGDILNVAPEAELGTGLVLPLLKGQVTFDQVFFRYQANVEPVLRGISFNVEPGQFIGIVGRSGSGKSTLSKLLQRLYQIESGRVLIDGFDIKSADLASLRQQISVVLQEDFLFNGSILENITLGNPDITAEQVVEAARLAVAHDFISQLPYGYETNVGERGTALSGGQRQRIALARLFLSQAPILVLDEATSALDSETEQQVLQNLQRISANRTVFLIAHRFAPLKRADLILVLEQGVIAERGTHSQLLQQKGLYWSLYQRQQANV; translated from the coding sequence ATGGTTAGCAGAGAAAATTCAAAAGCTGACGGTCAAATTACAAGTGAGTTAAAAATTCTGAATAATGAATCTCGACAATTAAGCGTGCTAGCTTCTTTACCTTGGAATCAACCACCGCTATGCTGGCTTACTCCTGAACAGAAATCTCGATTGCAAAGCCAATCAGAAATCCGTCAGTACAATTTGGGAGAAAAAATTTGGTCAAATGAAGCCGGAGGTTACCAATTCTTTGTTGTATCTGGTAAAGTTCGTTTACGAGAAGAGAGTTTAGGCAAACCATTAGCAGCCTTGGAAGCAGGAGATTGGTTTGGTAATTTACAAAAGTTTTCAGCAGATTGTAAAGCTGTAGCTGCTAGTAAAGAAGTATTAGTAGTCTGTTGGGATATTGCAGTGTGGGCAGAAGTTTCTCACCCACAAATTCAGGAGTTTTGGCAAGGGTTATCGCTAGAAAGGGAGAGAGGGAGAGAAGGAGAAAGGGAAACTTTTTCCTACACATCTACGGCCTCCTTGTCTGCACTTCCAAAAGCCTCAGAGGTAACTCCTAGCCCTCATAGTCTCCAACCCCAAAGAGGACTGCCATCTGCAAATTTTGTCAGATCGAATTATCCGTTTGTTGCTAGCTGGAATACAGCAGCTGCCTGTTTAACAATGGTGGCACAACAATTGGAAAATCCCGTACAACTGGAATGGGTGCAACGTCAACTCAGAGGACAAAGCCCAAAAAATGTTGTAGAAGCAGCCGAAAAGTTAGGGTTGGTATTGCGACGGTTAGAACTAAGTTGGAGTGAATTGCGACAGATTTCATTTCCAGCTTTATTGTTGTGGAATAACTCTTCAGTCAGTACTCCCCAGTGGGTGGTAGCGTATGCAATTAAAGGCGATCGCTTAATTATCGCTAATCCGCAAAACCCTGACGGGGCTTGTGAAAGCTTGCCAGAGTCGGTAGTCGAAGCCTCCTGGGATGGGCAACTATGGCAAGCAGAACTGATATCCAAGCAAGAAAAATTTAATCTCAGTTGGTTCACACCAGCAGTTTGGAAATACAAAGGATTACTCACAGAAGTTTTATTAGCATCTTTTACGTTGCAGCTTTTGGGGTTAACGACACCACTAATTACGCAAGTCGTTATTGATAAAGTGATGGTGCAGGAGAGTTTACCGACTCTTGATGTCATGGCGATCGCACTTTTGTCGGTAGCCATATTTGAATCAATACTCGGCACACTGCGTCTATTTATCTTTACCCATACAGCCCGACGCCTGGATTTGAGCTTATCGGCTCAGCTATTTCGTCACCTGATGCGTCTACCTTTGGCTTATTTTGAGTCGCGACGCGTTGGAGATACAGTAGCACGAGTCCAAGAACTCGAACAAATCCGCCAGTTTCTTACAGGTACAGCATTAACCGTAATTCTAGATAGCTTCTTTGCTGTGGTCTACCTAGCATTGATGTTTTACTATAATGTTCCACTTACTTTTGCAGCCTTAGCAGTACTGCCCTTATTTGCCACTTTAACGATAGTTGCAACACCAATTCTGCGTAACTGGCTGAACGAAACATTTAACCGCAGCGCCGACAGTCAATCGTTTTTAGTCGAGACAATCACCGGAATTCATTCCGTGAAAGCCCATGCAGCCGAACCAGTAGCACGCGATCGTTGGGAAGGCTTATTTGCTCGCTTCATCCGCACAGGTTTCAAAGCTTCTACCACCTCCAATATCAGTAGCAATATTGGTGACTTTCTCACCAATTTTTCTACCATGCTAATTCTCTGGTTTGGAGCCAAATTAGTTATTGAACAAAAACTGACAGTCGGTCAGTTGGTTGCCTTTCAAATGCTCTCTGGTAGAGTCACAGGCCCACTTTTACGTCTAGTGCAGTTATGGCAAAACCTCCAACAAGTTCTACTTTCTGTAGATCGGATTGGTGACATTCTCAACGTCGCTCCCGAAGCTGAACTCGGAACTGGTCTAGTTTTACCACTCCTCAAAGGTCAAGTCACCTTCGACCAAGTATTTTTCCGTTATCAAGCCAATGTTGAACCAGTTCTTCGGGGTATTTCCTTTAATGTTGAACCAGGGCAGTTTATCGGCATTGTCGGACGTAGTGGTTCTGGTAAAAGTACCCTATCTAAACTACTGCAACGCCTCTATCAAATTGAATCAGGGCGTGTTCTCATTGATGGATTTGATATTAAAAGTGCCGATTTAGCCTCATTACGGCAACAAATTAGCGTAGTCCTCCAAGAAGACTTTTTATTCAACGGTTCCATCTTAGAAAATATCACTCTCGGTAATCCCGACATCACCGCAGAGCAAGTAGTAGAAGCTGCAAGATTAGCTGTAGCGCACGACTTTATCAGTCAATTACCCTATGGTTACGAAACCAATGTAGGAGAACGCGGTACAGCTCTATCTGGTGGACAAAGACAACGCATTGCTCTGGCAAGGTTATTTCTTTCCCAAGCGCCGATTTTAGTATTGGATGAAGCTACCAGTGCTTTAGATAGTGAAACTGAACAGCAAGTACTACAAAATCTCCAAAGAATTTCTGCCAACCGGACTGTATTCTTGATTGCTCACCGTTTTGCTCCTCTCAAACGTGCTGACTTGATTTTGGTATTAGAGCAAGGTGTGATTGCTGAACGTGGTACGCACTCACAGTTATTGCAACAAAAGGGTTTGTACTGGTCACTATATCAACGGCAGCAGGCCAATGTCTAG
- a CDS encoding peptidylprolyl isomerase, translating into MESLPFLTVNDQPIFIEQAVKYLQASGKLGQYIGDILRQYVIEQEIKTRDDIEIKPGLTEQTIIDFRLKNQLTDPESFQEWLSKNSTDYATFYASVAFGFKLEKLKAVVTEAKIPEYFIERKIFLDRVVLSRIMVENRELSEELQTQIEEGSSFEQLAKEYSLADDRVVNGMMGLISRGSLPDKLRAAIDVASSGQLLGPIELDGRYGLFRVEQFLPASLEDTQLKQALQNELFEKWLAEKIQKLTVKLQVS; encoded by the coding sequence ATGGAATCTTTACCATTCTTGACCGTCAATGACCAGCCAATTTTCATTGAGCAAGCAGTAAAATACCTGCAAGCCTCTGGAAAATTGGGACAGTACATTGGAGATATTCTGCGCCAGTACGTAATTGAGCAAGAAATAAAAACACGAGATGATATTGAAATCAAACCGGGATTAACTGAACAGACAATTATAGATTTCCGGTTGAAAAATCAACTGACTGACCCGGAAAGTTTCCAAGAATGGTTAAGTAAGAATAGTACAGACTACGCTACTTTTTATGCATCAGTTGCTTTTGGTTTCAAATTAGAAAAACTCAAGGCTGTAGTTACCGAAGCAAAAATCCCCGAATATTTCATTGAACGTAAAATTTTTTTGGATCGGGTAGTACTATCTCGGATTATGGTTGAGAACCGGGAACTCAGCGAGGAACTACAAACTCAAATCGAAGAAGGAAGTAGCTTTGAGCAACTGGCTAAAGAGTATTCGCTGGCAGATGATCGAGTTGTCAACGGCATGATGGGGCTAATCAGTAGAGGCAGCCTACCGGATAAATTACGGGCGGCTATTGATGTGGCCAGTTCTGGACAATTATTAGGGCCGATAGAACTTGATGGACGTTATGGATTGTTTCGAGTAGAACAATTTCTACCAGCGTCTTTAGAAGATACTCAACTAAAGCAAGCACTACAAAATGAGTTGTTTGAGAAATGGTTAGCAGAGAAAATTCAAAAGCTGACGGTCAAATTACAAGTGAGTTAA
- a CDS encoding TIGR00297 family protein, with protein MLPLINSLNPWLVGVGLNAILLGVVWIAPKKLLTPAGLFHAWLLGVLIWGTLGWQGYLVVAFYFLVGSGVTRIGLAQKEAEGIAEKRSGARGPENVWGSALTGALCALGVGMINSGFLISNPQSLIPSPQSLLLLGYVASFSTKLSDTTASEVGKAYGKRTFLITTLQPVSRGTEGAVSLEGTIAGIVASVAIALVGWGVGLIDVLGVAWCVLAAFIATNLESVIGATLQSKYTWLTNEVVNIFNTLIGAIAAILLAWTWTSIIA; from the coding sequence ATGTTACCTTTAATAAATTCTCTGAATCCCTGGTTGGTTGGAGTAGGATTAAACGCAATTTTGTTAGGTGTAGTTTGGATTGCTCCTAAAAAATTGCTCACCCCAGCTGGATTATTCCATGCTTGGTTATTGGGCGTACTCATTTGGGGAACTCTCGGCTGGCAAGGATATTTAGTAGTAGCGTTCTATTTTCTGGTTGGTTCTGGAGTTACCCGCATCGGTTTAGCACAAAAAGAAGCAGAAGGAATTGCCGAAAAGCGTTCTGGGGCAAGAGGCCCAGAAAACGTCTGGGGTTCAGCTTTAACAGGGGCGCTGTGTGCCTTGGGAGTAGGGATGATAAATTCAGGATTTCTTATATCCAATCCCCAGTCCCTAATCCCCAGTCCACAGTCGCTACTGCTATTAGGTTATGTGGCAAGTTTCAGTACCAAACTTTCTGATACCACTGCTAGCGAAGTTGGTAAAGCATACGGTAAACGTACTTTCTTGATTACCACATTGCAACCAGTATCTCGTGGTACAGAAGGGGCAGTAAGTCTTGAGGGAACTATAGCTGGGATTGTGGCATCAGTGGCGATCGCTTTGGTAGGTTGGGGAGTTGGGTTGATTGATGTATTAGGAGTAGCTTGGTGTGTGTTGGCAGCCTTTATTGCCACCAATTTAGAAAGCGTGATTGGAGCAACACTACAATCTAAATACACTTGGCTAACCAATGAAGTGGTGAATATTTTCAATACATTAATCGGGGCGATCGCCGCTATACTACTTGCCTGGACATGGACGAGTATTATTGCCTGA
- a CDS encoding VOC family protein: MSEVLFHLAFPVTDIAQTKAYYVDGLGCIPGRENPHALILNLYGHQLVAHITKEPLIPQRTIYPRHFGLIFTQEHDWQDLLERAQLQQLLFREEPKNRFVGSALEHRTFFLEDPFYNLMEFKYYRHPEAIFGSSEYAQIGDRS; encoded by the coding sequence ATGAGCGAAGTTTTATTTCATCTTGCTTTCCCTGTAACTGACATTGCCCAGACAAAAGCATATTATGTGGATGGCTTGGGCTGCATTCCCGGCCGGGAAAATCCCCACGCGCTAATTCTCAACCTTTACGGTCATCAATTAGTAGCTCATATTACCAAAGAACCCCTGATACCTCAACGCACTATCTATCCCAGGCACTTTGGGCTAATTTTTACTCAAGAACATGATTGGCAGGACTTACTAGAAAGGGCGCAACTACAACAGCTCCTTTTTAGAGAAGAACCCAAGAATCGCTTTGTTGGTTCTGCTTTAGAACATCGCACTTTCTTTTTAGAAGATCCTTTTTATAACTTGATGGAATTCAAATATTATCGCCACCCAGAAGCAATTTTTGGCAGTTCTGAGTATGCCCAAATTGGGGATAGAAGTTGA
- a CDS encoding triacylglycerol lipase produces MNTENQQHNPVLLVHGIEDTGAVFNRMADYLRQKSRSVYTLDLVPNNGDVGLDELAKQIVNYVTANFLPEQPLNLVGFSMGGIVSRYYIQRLGGIKRVQRLITISSPHQGTVVAYGSLRPGCVQMRPNSLFLKDLNADVAMLKQLNFTSIWTPYDLMILPAKSSQMPVGREVIVPVALHPWMLTDIRVLATVTEALAEPIKLPSL; encoded by the coding sequence ATGAACACAGAAAATCAGCAGCACAACCCCGTGTTATTGGTACATGGCATTGAAGACACGGGGGCAGTTTTCAATAGAATGGCAGACTACTTAAGACAAAAAAGTCGGTCTGTTTATACTTTAGATTTAGTACCTAATAATGGTGATGTTGGTCTTGATGAGTTAGCAAAGCAGATAGTCAATTATGTTACCGCCAACTTTCTGCCAGAACAACCGCTGAATTTAGTAGGCTTCAGTATGGGAGGAATTGTCAGTCGTTATTATATCCAACGACTGGGCGGAATTAAACGCGTACAACGGTTAATCACCATATCTTCACCCCATCAGGGAACTGTAGTTGCTTATGGTTCTCTGCGTCCTGGTTGCGTGCAAATGCGCCCCAACAGCCTTTTTCTCAAAGATTTAAATGCTGATGTTGCTATGTTAAAGCAGCTAAATTTTACTTCTATCTGGACGCCTTATGATTTGATGATCCTGCCAGCGAAAAGTTCACAAATGCCTGTGGGAAGAGAAGTAATAGTACCAGTTGCGCTGCACCCTTGGATGTTGACAGACATTAGAGTTTTAGCAACAGTAACAGAAGCATTGGCAGAACCGATTAAGCTGCCTTCGCTCTAA